From Ipomoea triloba cultivar NCNSP0323 chromosome 5, ASM357664v1, the proteins below share one genomic window:
- the LOC116019388 gene encoding small nuclear ribonucleoprotein SmD3a-like: protein MSRSLGIPVKLLHESTGHVVTVEMKSGELYRGSMLECEDNWNCQLENITYTAKDGRVSQLEHVFVRGSKVRFMIIPDMLKNAPMFKRLDAKIKGKGTSLGVGRGRAIAMRAKAQAAGRGAAPGRGVVPPVRR, encoded by the exons ATGAGTCGTAGCTTGGGAATACCGGTGAAGCTTCTGCACGAGTCGACGGGGCACGTCGTCACCGTGGAGATGAAGAGCGGCGAGCTCTACAGAGGAAGCATGTTGGAGTGCGAGGACAACTGGAACTGCCAACTGGAGAACATCACTTACACTGCCAAA GATGGAAGGGTTTCACAACTTGAACATGTTTTTGTTCGAGGAAGCAAAGTCAG ATTCATGATAATTCCTGATATGCTTAAGAATGCTCCTATGTTCAAGCGTCTAGATGCTAAAATCAAG GGCAAAGGCACATCACTTGGAGTTGGACGAGGACGTGCCATTGCCATGCGAGCCAAA GCGCAGGCTGCAGGTCGAGGAGCTGCACCTGGCAGGGGTGTTGTGCCACCTGTAAGGAGGTGA